A window from Enterocloster bolteae encodes these proteins:
- a CDS encoding carboxymuconolactone decarboxylase family protein — MEQKWSEYQEAAKQKFIEARGAWKWSAMWDTILELDPGIVASYASYSSVPDKRNYLDIRMRKFICIAIDSVTGCLNAGGLKNHMKHALQLGIDVKEILEVLEITCMAGASTHRMSVPILVDELQHRGISIAASELDGRQKALKKDYIAKHGGYWSDEKENILKLDPDYFETFTEFEAGPWNNGPLSPKEKELIYLAVHAAPVTLHPSEVRYHISRALDCGAEINEIMDVLHIVSTLGIHAVTMGVPILKEAMKEVEAEQNKSEK; from the coding sequence ATGGAACAAAAATGGTCTGAATACCAGGAGGCCGCAAAACAGAAGTTCATTGAGGCCCGGGGCGCCTGGAAATGGAGTGCGATGTGGGATACCATTCTTGAGCTGGATCCAGGTATCGTGGCTTCGTATGCAAGCTATTCCTCTGTACCGGATAAGCGCAATTACCTTGACATCAGAATGCGAAAATTTATCTGTATTGCAATCGACAGTGTGACCGGATGCTTGAATGCAGGTGGACTTAAAAATCATATGAAGCATGCCCTACAGCTGGGAATCGATGTAAAGGAAATCCTGGAGGTATTGGAGATTACCTGTATGGCAGGCGCCAGTACCCACCGGATGAGCGTGCCGATTCTTGTGGATGAACTGCAGCATAGGGGAATCAGCATTGCCGCAAGTGAATTGGATGGAAGACAAAAGGCCCTTAAAAAGGACTATATTGCCAAACATGGCGGATACTGGTCAGATGAGAAAGAAAATATTTTAAAGCTGGACCCGGACTATTTTGAAACATTTACAGAATTTGAAGCAGGTCCATGGAACAATGGTCCGCTGTCCCCAAAGGAGAAGGAATTAATCTACCTTGCTGTCCATGCGGCGCCGGTTACCCTGCATCCCTCTGAGGTCAGGTATCACATTTCAAGGGCGCTGGACTGTGGGGCTGAAATCAATGAAATCATGGATGTGCTCCATATTGTCAGTACGCTGGGAATCCATGCAGTAACCATGGGCGTTCCAATTCTGAAAGAAGCCATGAAGGAAGTGGAAGCAGAACAAAACAAATCTGAGAAATAA
- a CDS encoding SDR family NAD(P)-dependent oxidoreductase: MSEHRIDETCRYEEDFTIRNFNKMMDGKVVIVTGASYGMGKKMAQLMVEQGAKVFVTARGKEKLDAAIADIKEKTGGDITGITADSSRPEECKKVFEKALEAYGDIDVLINNAGKGELITIDAVSDEVIDQVVDTNMKGPLYLCREAVRYFLKKDSGNIINISSVNGIRPMCGAAYCATKGGLNTLTKNVAIRCTGTGVRCNAVAPGHTPSPTAYAHDDGGPQTLAEGVMNEVRNTRTVRSVHPWEIDQAYAVLFLASDMSRCINGEVLSVDCGCYL; the protein is encoded by the coding sequence ATGTCAGAACATCGTATTGACGAAACATGCCGCTATGAGGAGGATTTCACCATCCGGAACTTTAATAAGATGATGGATGGAAAGGTTGTGATTGTAACCGGCGCAAGCTACGGCATGGGCAAAAAAATGGCACAATTAATGGTTGAGCAAGGGGCAAAGGTATTTGTGACTGCACGCGGGAAGGAAAAGCTGGACGCAGCCATTGCCGATATCAAAGAGAAGACTGGTGGTGATATTACCGGAATTACTGCGGATTCATCTAGACCCGAGGAATGTAAGAAGGTATTTGAAAAAGCCCTAGAGGCATATGGTGACATTGATGTGCTGATTAACAATGCCGGCAAAGGAGAACTCATTACCATTGATGCGGTCAGTGATGAGGTCATTGATCAGGTAGTGGATACCAACATGAAGGGACCGCTGTACCTGTGCCGTGAAGCAGTAAGATATTTCCTGAAAAAGGATAGCGGGAATATCATCAACATTTCTTCTGTTAACGGTATCCGCCCCATGTGCGGCGCTGCATATTGTGCAACAAAGGGCGGTTTGAATACCCTGACCAAGAACGTTGCAATCCGCTGTACCGGTACCGGTGTCCGCTGTAATGCGGTTGCTCCCGGACATACTCCTAGCCCTACCGCCTATGCTCATGATGACGGCGGTCCTCAGACCCTGGCCGAGGGAGTCATGAATGAGGTACGCAATACACGTACCGTACGTTCCGTGCATCCGTGGGAAATTGATCAAGCTTATGCTGTGCTGTTCCTGGCCAGCGACATGTCCCGTTGTATCAATGGAGAAGTGCTTTCCGTTGACTGTGGCTGTTATTTATAA
- a CDS encoding IS110 family transposase, whose amino-acid sequence MIYVGIDIAKLNHFAAAISSDGEILIEPFKFSNNYDGFYLLLSHLAPLDQNSIIIGLESTAHYGDNLVRFLISKGFKVCVLNPIQTSFMRKNNVRKTKTDKVDTFVIAKTLMMQDSLRFMALEDLDYIELKELGRFRQKLVKQRTRLKIQLTSYVDQAFPELQYFFKSGLHQNSVYAVLKEAPTPNAIASMHLTHLAHTLEVASHGHFGKDKARELRVLAQKSVGVNDSSLSIQITHTIEQIELLDSQLFSTELEMANLVTCLHSVIMTIPGIGVVNGGMILGEIGDIHRFSNPKKLLAFAGLDPTVYQSGNFQAHRTRMSKRGSKVLRYALMNAAHNVVKNNATFKAYYDAKRAEGRTHYNALGHCAGKLVRVIWKMLTDEVAFNLE is encoded by the coding sequence ATTGCCAAACTCAACCATTTCGCCGCCGCGATTTCTTCCGACGGCGAAATACTCATCGAGCCGTTCAAATTTTCTAATAACTATGATGGCTTCTATCTACTGCTTTCTCATCTGGCACCACTTGACCAGAACAGTATCATCATAGGTCTTGAATCAACGGCACACTACGGTGACAACCTTGTTCGTTTTCTCATCAGCAAGGGCTTTAAAGTGTGTGTTCTCAACCCTATCCAGACTTCGTTCATGCGTAAAAATAATGTACGCAAAACGAAGACTGATAAAGTCGACACGTTTGTGATTGCTAAAACCCTTATGATGCAGGATTCCCTTCGGTTTATGGCCTTAGAGGATCTGGATTACATTGAGCTCAAAGAGCTCGGTAGATTCCGCCAGAAACTTGTGAAGCAGCGTACACGCTTAAAAATTCAGCTGACTTCCTATGTAGACCAGGCATTCCCGGAACTACAATACTTCTTTAAGTCTGGCTTGCATCAAAACTCTGTCTATGCCGTCCTTAAGGAGGCTCCGACACCCAACGCTATTGCTTCTATGCATTTGACCCATCTTGCTCACACCCTCGAAGTTGCTTCCCACGGCCATTTCGGTAAGGATAAAGCCAGAGAATTAAGAGTTCTCGCACAGAAGTCTGTCGGTGTCAATGACAGTTCTCTATCTATTCAAATAACTCATACCATTGAACAGATCGAGTTACTGGATAGCCAACTTTTTTCTACAGAGCTTGAAATGGCAAATCTTGTCACCTGCCTGCACTCTGTAATTATGACCATTCCCGGAATTGGTGTCGTGAATGGCGGAATGATTCTTGGTGAGATTGGTGATATACACCGATTCTCTAATCCAAAGAAACTGCTTGCATTTGCTGGACTGGATCCGACCGTTTATCAGTCTGGAAACTTCCAGGCTCACAGAACCAGGATGTCCAAAAGAGGATCTAAAGTGCTACGCTATGCCCTCATGAATGCAGCTCACAATGTCGTAAAAAACAATGCTACTTTCAAAGCTTATTATGATGCCAAGAGAGCGGAAGGCCGGACTCATTACAATGCCCTTGGGCACTGTGCTGGCAAACTTGTCAGAGTCATCTGGAAGATGCTCACTGACGAAGTAGCATTCAACCTCGAATAA